ACTTATAATAAAAATGATAATTATCAACTCTCAAACACCTTATCTTATGGTAGTGACGGGAAGAGAAATAATACAAGATATACCTATCCTGCTGATTACAGCTCATCTCCGGGATTTGATATAGCGGGCTTGAAACAAAATAATCTGTCAGGTCTGGTCTTAAAAAAAGAAAATAGTGTTAATGGGAAAATAAGGGCTGGTGAGGTACTTAAATATAATGTGTATGGTAAACCTATACAAGTGTATGAATTTGAGTCGGCTGCGGGAGTAGATACGGCAGTTGTCGATGCTGGAAATATCCTTACAACAGGATATACTTTGAAAGCAGACCTGAGTTATAGTAGTCTGAACAACTCAACGCCTGTGCAGGTTCGTCCTGCAAATGGGATACCGGTTTGCTATCTGTGGAGTTATGGTGCGGAACATCCTATAGCAGAAATTAAGAATGTCACTTATGAAACTGTTAAGAGTATCCTTGGCGAAGAAGCTATTAATAATTTTAGCAGCAGAACCAATCCAGATAAAGCAGCTATAGATAGTTTTATTGCACCATTAAGAGCTTCAGCACCTGATGCCCAAATTATAACTTATTCTTATCAGCCTTTAGCTGGTACGGTTAGTCAGACTGATGCGACAGGTAAAACAACTTATTTTGAGTATGATGGATTTCAGCGATTAAAACATGTCAAAGATCAGAATGAAAATATTCTCAAAAGAAATGATTATCACTACAGACCTTAGTTAAAAAGGTTTTTAAATTATCTAAAGAATTTTATTGTCAGTATAAGAATTAAAGCCTCATGAAGGGACATCTGTATTACGCTACTATATTTTTTTGTTTATCTATTTTAAGTCTGAATACCGCTTATGCGCAGGTGCCTCAGGATACGGTGCTGGATACTTATACCGGTCAAACAGAGATTACTGCTAAACGGCGGGTTACACTTAAGTCTGGATTTCGTATTCCTGCGGGAAAAAAAGTAAGGATTTATACTGGTGCAAGTTTTGGGAAATGGGTTACTATTTCGAGTAAGCCAAGTACTGATCAGAATTATATACTGACCAGGATATTTAAAAAGCCTGGTATAAAAGATGATGCTGCTGCGAGCTCGAATGCTTATAATACAGGTGAAGTTAACCAGAGTATACAATACTTTGATGGCTTGGGCCGTCCGCTACAAACGGTAACGGTACAGGGTAGTCCCAGTTTTGCTGATGTAGTGCAGCCTGTTGTTTATGATGCTTTTGGACGTGAGGCGGTAAAGTATCAGCCTTATGCTATTGGGAGCAACGGAGGTGGGTATCGAGGTAGCGGGGTAACTGAACAAGGGGCTTTCTATACAACGCCTCCGGCGGGTATCGCAGCAACAGCTAATGCTTATGGGGTAACTGTTTTTGAATCTTCGCCATTGAACCGTGTTTTAGAACAGGGTGCACCAGGTGCTGCATGGCAACCAGTCTCTGGCAATAGTACCGGGCATACTCAGAAAATTGAGTATGGAACTAATGCTGCAGAGGTAAAACTTTGGGTGGTGAATGCAACTGGAGCCTCGGCTAGCTCTAATTATGCTGCAGGGACATTATATAAAACGACGACAAAAGATGAGAACTGGGTTGCTGCGGATTTAAAAGCAGGGACAGTAGATGAGTATAAAGATTTTGAAGGCAGAGTGGTTTTAAAACGTGTGTGGGAAAGTGACGCGCAAGGTCTTTCTACATATTATGTGTATGATGATCTGGGCAATTTGCGCTATGTATTGCCTCCGGGAGTTGGAAGTATCAGCACTTTTTCCGAGAGCGATGATGTCTATAAGCAGTTTATTTACGGGTATCATTATGATGGCAGGAAGAGACTGGTAGAAAAGAAAATTCCGGGTAAAGGTCAGGAATCTATGGTGTATAATACATTGGATCAGGTAATTTTGACCCGGGATGCAAATCAGGGAGCAGGTCAGTGGTTGTTTACCAAATATGATGCTTTTGGGCGGGTAGTGAGTTCGGGTATATATAGCGGAGAGAATGACAGAGCTACTTTACAAGGGGTTGTCAATGCACAGACAGTTCTTTGGGAGAAAAGAGTTGCTGGTGGTATAGGTTATGATAATCTTTCTTTTCCAGAGGTTTCTTCGATAAGTTCTTATCATGTGATCAATTATTATGATGATTATAGTTTTCCGGAGAATACTTTTGGTGAGCCATCAGGAAGCCAGATGAAAGCTGATCGGGTTAAATCGTTATTAACCGGGACTAAAGTGACTACTTTGGGTACAGCGAATATGTTACTTTCAGTTCATTATTATGATGATGAAGGTCGTGTGATTCAGAGCAAAAGTGAGAACCATTTGGGTGGAAAGGATATTATAGATAATACCTACAATTTTGCGGGTGAGCTGACAGCGAGTACACGTAGTCATACGACTGGCAGTACGACTACAGAGATTGCTAATCGTTATTTCTATGACCATATGGGGCGTAAGATTGCAACATTGGAGAATATCAATAACAAAGGAGAAGTGGTGCTGAGTCAGCTGGATTATACTGAAACCGGACAGCTGCTGAAGAAACAGTTACATAGTACGGATAACGGATCGAACTATCTACAACATACAGATTATGCCTATAATGAAAGAGGCTGGTTGAACAAGGCTACAGGCAAAGAGTTCAATCTGCAGCTGAAATATACTGAGGGTGATGTGCCTCAATGGAATGGTAATATTTCTGGTCAGGTTTGGGGTAGAGGAGAAGGTAAATTTGATAATACGTTCAAATACAGTTATGATAAACTAAACAGGTTGACTTCAGCGGTATCACCAGGTTTGGGAGAGAACATCATTTATGATGTGATGGGAAATATCAAGATGCTGAACCGGGAAGGTCAAGTGATCAATAACTATACTGGATATACCGGGAATCAGCTGACTAAGATAGAGGGGGCTACCAATAGTACTTATAGTTACGACAGCAATGGAAACTTAATCACTGATAGCGGGAAGGGAATAACGCTGACTTATAATTACCTGAATTTGCCGGAGAAAGTTACGGGTAATAAGACTTTGAGTTATACTTATGATGCGACTGGAAATAAGCTGAGAAAAACAAGTGGTTCGGAGGTTACGGATTATATCGGTGGCATTCAGCACAAGACTGATGGAAGTATTGATTTCATTGCTACTGAGGAAGGATTAGCCAGGAATAACGGCGGAACTTACAGTTATGAATATAACCTGAGTGATCATTTGGGCAATGTGCGTTATAGTTTTAATAAGCATCCGGTGACGGGTGCACTACAGCCAATACAGAGTGATGATTATTATGCGTTTGGACTGCGGAAAGTTGTAAGCGCGGGAACTAATAAATATCTTTATAATAAGAAAGAGTTACAGGAGGAGTTGGAGGAGTACGATTACGGCGCAAGGTTTTATGATCCGGTGATTGGGCGTTTTAATACGGTAGATCCACTTTCTGAAGTGTCTAGGAGAAATAGCCCTTATGGATATGCTTTAAATAATCCCATACGTTTCATTGATGTAGATGGAATGTATACGGATTATTATGGGACAAGTGGTAATTATCTTGGAACGGATGGGGTTAATAATGGTAAAGTTAAAGTTGCTTTAACAGAATCAACAGAAAAAGCGATTACTTCCTCTATAAAAAATGACAAGGTTAATATAAATGATAGTGATTATAAAGATTTGATTAATAATCCAACTTCCAACGAGATTAGTACGATGGATAATGCATTTGCAACTATGGAATCTAGCGGTATGAAGGAGCAAGGGTTTGGTGTAGGTAATAATAATGGGCAGCAAAATATAGAGACAGTGTCAAGTACTGGTAATACTAGTGTTCAAACGGGTAAGGCAATAGCAACTTTAGCCGGATCTGGAAATACTATAAGTTATGATGGGCACACTCATGGCGCTGTTATTAAATCAGATCCTGAAACAGGTAACATTATTGTTGGAGGAAGTGGTTCTTCTGCGGGAGATAGGAGTGGCTCGGTTTATGGCCAGCCAAATGTAGTATTAGGATATGATGTGCAAAATAAAACTGGTAATATAACGGCAGCTGATGTAGCTAACGCAGTGAGTAACTCTGGCAAATTCATGCCTTTAAATCCGGCCAAATTTAATAAAACTATAACTTTTTATAACCAAGGAGGTGATATCAGAACTATTAATTACAGTGCGTTCAAGTCTAATACGTCTTCAATAAGAATTCAAAATTATGCAACACATTTACCCAATCTAAACATAAGATGATACATTTGAAATTTAAGATTTTAGTAATTGCTGTTTTATTAACTTTAAATGCTAATGGACAGTCCGTCAAATTAGATGATATACTAAAACATGCATATTCCAAGACGTCTGATTTGTCAATTATTAATGGCAAGGAATTGAACTATGTGATTCCTAAATATATATCTATCATTGATACTGTCAAAAGTGAAGATCGAACTCGATCATTTAATATCAAATATTATCGGAATGATATGGCGTTTGAAAGTCACTTAAGAAAGGTGAAAATTTTAACAGTTTTATCTGTTTATTTTAATAAAATTGGTAATGGTGTAATGGAAATTATATTGGAAATATCAAGTACAAAGGATGACCAGTATTTTGGGCCATATAAGTTTTTTTCATTCATTGATAAAAGACAACTGAAATTAGTTTATAATAATTCAAAAAGAGTTTGGGAATATAATTCAATTATAAAGATTTTTGATGAGCCAAGGGTAGGGCAAGGTTAAGTAAAAGTATATAGAAGAGTATGATTACGGGGCAAGGTTTTATGACCCGGTGATTGGAAGATGGAATGTGGTTG
This portion of the Pedobacter lusitanus genome encodes:
- a CDS encoding DUF6443 domain-containing protein produces the protein MKGHLYYATIFFCLSILSLNTAYAQVPQDTVLDTYTGQTEITAKRRVTLKSGFRIPAGKKVRIYTGASFGKWVTISSKPSTDQNYILTRIFKKPGIKDDAAASSNAYNTGEVNQSIQYFDGLGRPLQTVTVQGSPSFADVVQPVVYDAFGREAVKYQPYAIGSNGGGYRGSGVTEQGAFYTTPPAGIAATANAYGVTVFESSPLNRVLEQGAPGAAWQPVSGNSTGHTQKIEYGTNAAEVKLWVVNATGASASSNYAAGTLYKTTTKDENWVAADLKAGTVDEYKDFEGRVVLKRVWESDAQGLSTYYVYDDLGNLRYVLPPGVGSISTFSESDDVYKQFIYGYHYDGRKRLVEKKIPGKGQESMVYNTLDQVILTRDANQGAGQWLFTKYDAFGRVVSSGIYSGENDRATLQGVVNAQTVLWEKRVAGGIGYDNLSFPEVSSISSYHVINYYDDYSFPENTFGEPSGSQMKADRVKSLLTGTKVTTLGTANMLLSVHYYDDEGRVIQSKSENHLGGKDIIDNTYNFAGELTASTRSHTTGSTTTEIANRYFYDHMGRKIATLENINNKGEVVLSQLDYTETGQLLKKQLHSTDNGSNYLQHTDYAYNERGWLNKATGKEFNLQLKYTEGDVPQWNGNISGQVWGRGEGKFDNTFKYSYDKLNRLTSAVSPGLGENIIYDVMGNIKMLNREGQVINNYTGYTGNQLTKIEGATNSTYSYDSNGNLITDSGKGITLTYNYLNLPEKVTGNKTLSYTYDATGNKLRKTSGSEVTDYIGGIQHKTDGSIDFIATEEGLARNNGGTYSYEYNLSDHLGNVRYSFNKHPVTGALQPIQSDDYYAFGLRKVVSAGTNKYLYNKKELQEELEEYDYGARFYDPVIGRFNTVDPLSEVSRRNSPYGYALNNPIRFIDVDGMYTDYYGTSGNYLGTDGVNNGKVKVALTESTEKAITSSIKNDKVNINDSDYKDLINNPTSNEISTMDNAFATMESSGMKEQGFGVGNNNGQQNIETVSSTGNTSVQTGKAIATLAGSGNTISYDGHTHGAVIKSDPETGNIIVGGSGSSAGDRSGSVYGQPNVVLGYDVQNKTGNITAADVANAVSNSGKFMPLNPAKFNKTITFYNQGGDIRTINYSAFKSNTSSIRIQNYATHLPNLNIR